The proteins below are encoded in one region of Candidatus Thiodiazotropha sp. LNASS1:
- a CDS encoding ATP-binding protein encodes MYLLRNASIKHKLEAIILVTTASVLLLSLLLFMIVEINSARGETATRLQSLAILLGANSSAAITFDDQSTAKDILSTLSTQKDVVEATIFLNNGESFARYQSENYKSTLDFSDNRSGIGSYFKLVAIKEKILLDGENIGYLHIVGDMSRAHSLLLHQSLMVLGVFIVSMLFAFWLSNRFQRVISRPVQQLLRTMKKIAVKRDFSHRAKRLSNDELGSLVDGFNAMLDRIQRHDSKLSAYHQDLERQVTERTHQLNTAKNEAEAASQAKSDFLATMSHEIRTPMSGVIGFGHLLKKTTLNDQQREYADIIISSAQGLLEIIDDILNFSKMEAGKVTLEYSNFVMENLAHGVEILFAPKALEKGIILTSSVADDVPPLLYGDPAKIRQVLINLVGNAIKFTDEGSISIKIDKEDQQGDEVTILITVSDTGIGISQQQQSQLFQPFQQCDGSITRNYGGTGLGLVIAQRLVDLMEGEITLTSKPDEGSTFVTRIHLNTAKKAEGIEQLPDIPNITANLLVPPDGIDNTDSLFDKLTILVVDDSNVNLTLAKALLLKKGAQVVAATSALEALEAIDSREFNLILMDLEMPKMSGIEATRKIRETHDSRQLPIVAVTAHVLPQKKEDVFDAGMDDLLTKPYLPDQLYRIVSKWTGHLYNPADEQLPHSKIDGDSAIYDQQTALASVANDNKTAELILDEFLEMLPGCEAALKEACSAGDHTALYQTAHKLEGSASTSGASSIYEEAVTLRTALKQKSVQSDQIDRCVTALLEQTDQFRQYFSNKVKH; translated from the coding sequence ATGTATCTATTACGAAATGCCTCAATAAAGCACAAGCTTGAAGCCATCATTCTGGTAACGACAGCATCTGTTCTGCTGCTCAGTTTATTATTATTCATGATAGTTGAGATAAACTCCGCCCGAGGAGAAACTGCGACCCGCCTGCAATCTCTTGCCATATTACTCGGTGCAAACAGCAGTGCTGCCATCACCTTCGATGATCAAAGTACCGCTAAAGATATATTGTCCACACTGTCAACACAAAAGGATGTTGTTGAAGCCACTATTTTTCTCAATAACGGCGAGTCCTTTGCCAGATACCAATCAGAGAATTACAAATCCACCTTGGATTTCAGTGATAACAGATCAGGGATTGGTTCCTATTTTAAGCTGGTTGCAATCAAAGAAAAGATCTTACTCGATGGCGAGAATATTGGTTATCTGCATATTGTCGGCGATATGAGTAGGGCCCATTCCCTCCTGCTTCATCAATCACTTATGGTTCTGGGTGTATTCATTGTCTCTATGCTGTTCGCATTCTGGCTCTCCAATCGTTTTCAAAGAGTGATCTCAAGGCCTGTACAACAACTGCTTCGCACCATGAAGAAGATCGCAGTCAAGAGAGATTTTTCCCACCGTGCAAAACGGCTGAGTAACGATGAATTGGGAAGTTTGGTCGATGGCTTTAATGCCATGCTTGACCGCATTCAGAGGCATGACAGTAAACTATCGGCATATCATCAGGATTTAGAACGCCAGGTGACCGAGAGAACACATCAGTTGAATACTGCAAAGAATGAAGCTGAGGCCGCCAGCCAGGCTAAGAGTGACTTTCTGGCCACCATGAGCCACGAGATTCGCACACCGATGAGCGGTGTCATTGGTTTCGGGCATTTATTGAAAAAAACAACTTTGAATGATCAGCAGAGAGAGTACGCAGACATTATCATCAGTTCTGCTCAAGGCTTACTTGAAATCATCGATGACATACTCAACTTTTCCAAGATGGAGGCTGGCAAAGTCACCCTGGAGTACAGTAATTTCGTCATGGAAAACCTGGCCCATGGTGTTGAGATACTATTTGCCCCCAAGGCCCTGGAGAAAGGTATCATCCTCACATCATCCGTTGCTGATGATGTACCACCACTACTCTATGGAGACCCTGCCAAAATACGCCAGGTACTCATCAACCTGGTCGGCAATGCAATAAAGTTCACCGACGAGGGTAGCATCAGCATCAAGATAGATAAAGAAGATCAACAGGGCGATGAGGTTACAATTCTCATCACTGTCAGTGATACGGGTATCGGTATCAGCCAACAACAGCAGTCCCAGCTTTTCCAACCTTTTCAACAGTGTGATGGCTCAATCACGCGTAATTATGGAGGAACCGGTCTCGGCTTGGTTATTGCTCAACGCCTTGTTGATCTAATGGAGGGTGAAATAACATTAACCAGCAAGCCTGACGAAGGATCGACTTTCGTTACCCGTATTCATCTGAATACGGCAAAGAAGGCAGAAGGCATTGAGCAATTACCAGACATACCCAATATTACGGCAAATCTGCTTGTACCACCGGATGGTATCGACAACACAGACTCGCTTTTCGATAAGTTGACTATTCTTGTTGTTGATGACAGTAATGTGAACCTGACATTGGCTAAGGCACTGCTACTCAAAAAAGGTGCGCAAGTAGTTGCGGCAACAAGCGCATTAGAGGCCCTGGAAGCAATCGACAGCCGGGAATTCAATCTCATCCTCATGGATTTGGAAATGCCTAAAATGAGTGGCATTGAGGCAACCAGAAAAATTCGTGAGACACATGATTCAAGACAGCTACCGATCGTTGCCGTTACAGCTCATGTGTTGCCTCAAAAAAAAGAGGATGTATTCGATGCAGGAATGGATGACTTGCTGACAAAACCCTATCTACCTGATCAGCTTTATAGAATCGTGAGTAAATGGACAGGGCACCTGTACAATCCGGCAGATGAGCAATTGCCCCATTCAAAGATCGACGGCGATTCAGCCATCTATGACCAACAGACGGCACTGGCCAGTGTCGCAAATGACAATAAGACTGCAGAACTGATACTTGATGAATTCCTTGAAATGCTACCAGGCTGTGAAGCCGCTTTGAAAGAGGCCTGTTCTGCAGGGGACCATACGGCCCTATACCAAACAGCCCACAAGCTGGAAGGTTCGGCCAGCACGAGTGGTGCCTCTTCAATATACGAGGAAGCAGTCACCCTGAGAACGGCATTAAAACAAAAATCAGTACAATCGGATCAGATCGACCGATGTGTCACCGCATTATTAGAGCAAACAGACCAATTCAGGCAATACTTTTCTAATAAGGTAAAACATTGA
- a CDS encoding TIGR04211 family SH3 domain-containing protein has protein sequence MAETRYVTDELQLSLFELINSKGKLLQRLNSGAELELLQQEGLFAKVRTKDGTEGWTKAGFLIERKPARTQLIELQQQHQALTSSLEQSESDLKKTRNELENLKQQEQQANTELQDQLANTEGVIAALDRIQQENEVLRNSQSQMHSAIPLNWGLIAAGISFVLGITAGIALFDYRSRKRHGGYRIY, from the coding sequence ATGGCGGAAACCAGGTATGTTACGGATGAATTGCAACTCTCCCTGTTTGAGCTGATAAATTCCAAGGGCAAACTTCTGCAACGTCTGAATAGCGGCGCTGAACTTGAACTATTGCAACAAGAGGGCCTGTTCGCCAAGGTCCGCACAAAGGATGGTACTGAAGGCTGGACCAAGGCCGGCTTCCTTATCGAACGGAAGCCGGCACGCACCCAACTGATCGAACTCCAGCAACAACATCAAGCACTGACTTCGAGTCTGGAACAAAGTGAATCCGATCTGAAGAAAACCCGGAACGAGCTTGAGAATCTTAAACAGCAGGAACAGCAGGCCAACACTGAACTGCAGGATCAGTTGGCGAATACGGAAGGAGTCATCGCCGCGTTGGATAGGATACAGCAGGAAAATGAGGTGCTTCGCAATAGCCAAAGCCAGATGCATTCCGCCATACCATTGAACTGGGGATTGATTGCAGCCGGTATCAGTTTTGTGCTGGGAATTACTGCGGGCATCGCATTGTTCGACTATCGCAGTCGAAAACGCCACGGCGGTTATCGTATCTATTAG
- a CDS encoding sigma-54 interaction domain-containing protein, protein MLGKAPEFQSLLRAMRIVSVTDATVLVSGESGTGKELLAQALHRNSRRRDKPFVTVNCAALPTQLAESELFGHRKGAFTGASTDSIGKVQAANGGTLFLDEIGELPLAVQAKLLRFLETGECQTVGRANNQCVDVRVIAATNRDLSRLIDDGGFRRDLYYRLHVVPLELPPLRQRPGDVNLLLSGLTAELAANYKLRPPVYSKAVMKLLNSYHWPGNVRELRNFSERMLILFSGRKVETENLPQEFRATPSQHASADGTFQLPDQGLNMDELEASLIEQALNKTFGNRSKAARMLGLSRDTLLYRMKKYAIEC, encoded by the coding sequence ATGTTAGGAAAGGCCCCTGAATTTCAGTCCTTGCTAAGGGCAATGCGCATTGTATCAGTGACGGATGCCACAGTATTGGTTTCCGGTGAGAGCGGGACTGGTAAAGAGTTACTGGCACAGGCGCTGCATCGGAACAGTCGACGGCGCGACAAACCCTTCGTAACTGTCAACTGTGCGGCACTGCCGACGCAACTGGCCGAAAGCGAGCTTTTTGGTCACCGCAAGGGTGCTTTCACCGGTGCTTCCACCGACAGTATCGGAAAAGTACAGGCGGCCAATGGCGGTACCCTTTTTCTGGACGAGATCGGCGAGTTGCCGCTGGCGGTTCAGGCGAAATTATTACGCTTTTTGGAGACAGGGGAGTGTCAAACCGTCGGTAGGGCGAATAACCAATGCGTCGATGTACGGGTAATCGCTGCAACCAACCGTGACCTGAGCCGGTTGATCGATGACGGTGGCTTTCGCAGGGATCTCTACTACCGCCTGCATGTCGTGCCCCTCGAATTGCCACCTTTGCGGCAGCGACCGGGTGATGTGAATCTGCTCCTCTCAGGTCTGACCGCTGAACTGGCGGCAAATTACAAGCTTCGTCCACCGGTCTACAGTAAGGCAGTGATGAAATTGCTGAACAGTTATCATTGGCCTGGCAATGTACGAGAACTCAGGAATTTCTCCGAGCGTATGTTGATCCTGTTCTCCGGCCGTAAAGTCGAAACGGAAAATCTGCCCCAAGAGTTTCGCGCAACCCCAAGCCAACATGCATCGGCTGACGGAACCTTTCAGTTGCCTGATCAGGGTCTCAATATGGATGAGCTTGAGGCCAGCTTGATCGAACAGGCATTGAATAAAACCTTCGGTAACCGCAGTAAAGCGGCAAGAATGCTGGGGCTCAGTCGCGATACACTGCTTTATCGGATGAAAAAATACGCCATCGAGTGTTGA
- a CDS encoding LysR family transcriptional regulator, whose amino-acid sequence MAGTPQIHYKQNRLKQLRAFCHAAQTGSISEAAERLYLSQPTVSLQIQALERELETVLFERRGPKIKLTPEGETLYKLSQPLVEGMDKLQETFAASCGKLESGELNIAAGESTILYILPEPIRRFAERYPGIRVKLHNVTGRDGMAMLRADETDLAIGSMLEIPDDVTYQPVVNYAPVLITPLDHPLAKKESIQLHDISPYGLILPPHHLSTWRMVDLVFKQHNANYNVTLEAGGWEVIKKYVEIGLGISIVTDVCLTGEEQISTIPLGEYFPDRSYGIVLRRGKFLSPQAKRFLEIVKEVFN is encoded by the coding sequence ATGGCTGGAACACCACAGATTCATTATAAGCAAAACCGGTTGAAGCAACTGCGTGCCTTTTGCCATGCGGCACAGACAGGGTCGATCAGTGAGGCAGCGGAGAGACTCTATTTGAGTCAGCCGACAGTTTCACTGCAGATCCAGGCACTTGAGCGTGAATTGGAAACGGTTCTGTTCGAGCGTAGAGGGCCGAAAATCAAGCTGACGCCGGAGGGGGAGACCCTTTATAAGCTTTCCCAGCCCTTGGTGGAGGGGATGGATAAACTGCAGGAGACCTTTGCCGCCTCTTGTGGAAAACTCGAGAGCGGTGAACTGAATATCGCTGCGGGCGAATCAACCATTCTGTATATCCTGCCTGAACCCATTCGTCGATTTGCCGAACGCTACCCGGGGATCAGGGTGAAACTGCACAATGTGACAGGGCGCGATGGCATGGCCATGTTGAGAGCGGATGAGACGGATCTGGCGATAGGCTCGATGTTGGAAATTCCTGACGATGTGACCTACCAGCCTGTGGTCAATTATGCACCGGTTTTGATTACGCCGCTTGACCACCCCCTGGCAAAAAAGGAGTCGATTCAGCTACATGATATAAGTCCCTATGGGCTTATCCTGCCACCCCACCATCTGAGTACATGGAGAATGGTGGATCTGGTATTCAAGCAGCATAATGCCAACTACAACGTCACACTAGAGGCCGGTGGTTGGGAAGTGATAAAAAAATATGTCGAGATCGGTCTGGGTATATCCATCGTGACGGATGTCTGTCTTACAGGCGAAGAGCAGATCTCGACCATTCCGCTGGGTGAGTACTTTCCTGATCGCAGCTACGGGATCGTATTGCGCCGTGGTAAGTTTCTGTCACCACAGGCGAAAAGATTCCTTGAGATTGTGAAAGAGGTGTTTAACTAA
- a CDS encoding pentapeptide repeat-containing protein, with protein MQKPQLKQDPMYQLLKEGKVQEFNQRRAAGETCDLRNADLRGIDLRDMDARDLDMSGAYLRHADLRGLNLSETNLEGASINSAKISGTYFASTLSAEEITLSLVHGTRLRNR; from the coding sequence ATGCAGAAGCCCCAGCTGAAACAGGACCCCATGTATCAACTTCTTAAAGAGGGGAAAGTCCAGGAGTTCAATCAACGACGAGCCGCCGGTGAGACGTGCGACCTGCGGAATGCCGATTTAAGAGGCATCGATTTAAGGGACATGGATGCGCGAGACCTGGATATGTCCGGCGCCTATCTGCGCCATGCAGACCTGCGGGGACTTAATCTCAGCGAAACCAATCTTGAAGGTGCAAGCATAAACAGCGCAAAGATTTCGGGCACCTATTTCGCATCGACACTCTCTGCCGAGGAGATCACACTTTCACTGGTGCACGGTACGCGCCTGCGCAATCGTTGA
- the tatC gene encoding twin-arginine translocase subunit TatC, which yields MSAQNTPDTTTKEQPLVSHLIELRDRVLRMVLVVLAVFLVLFPFANDLYSAIAGPMRAALPEGSTMISTKPIDPFLIPFKLSLQLAIFIAVPFILYQFWAFVAPGLYRHEKKLVMPLLVSSTLLFYLGMAFAYFVVFPLVFTFLAGTAPDGVEVATDMGSYLDFVMTLFFAFGVAFEVPIATIILVWMGITTPEKLRHKRPFVIVGAFVVGMFLTPPDVISQTLLALPMWVLFELGLIFSKGFVNRPKEHTDNLPDEAVAASAAPDGEEYHGKQQDDVVGRDIDPAGDYVDPDRFVPLTDEEMEAELDAIETDEQEEAETEIDSGESKLRQVQEYRDSGEVEKARELLYELLEEGNADQRLVARNILAQIDSDH from the coding sequence ATGTCGGCGCAGAACACCCCCGATACCACAACCAAGGAACAGCCCCTGGTCTCCCATCTGATCGAATTGCGCGATCGTGTGTTGCGCATGGTGCTGGTCGTGCTGGCAGTATTCCTGGTGCTGTTCCCTTTCGCCAATGACCTCTACAGCGCCATCGCGGGTCCGATGCGCGCAGCACTGCCGGAAGGCAGTACGATGATCTCCACCAAGCCCATCGATCCCTTTCTGATACCCTTTAAATTGAGTCTGCAGCTGGCGATATTCATTGCGGTACCCTTTATCCTCTATCAGTTTTGGGCCTTTGTGGCCCCTGGTCTCTATCGCCATGAAAAGAAGCTGGTCATGCCGCTACTGGTCTCCAGCACTTTGCTCTTCTATCTCGGAATGGCCTTTGCCTATTTTGTCGTCTTTCCTTTGGTATTTACGTTTTTGGCCGGCACCGCGCCCGATGGCGTCGAAGTGGCGACCGATATGGGTAGTTATCTCGATTTTGTGATGACCCTCTTCTTTGCCTTCGGGGTCGCATTCGAGGTGCCGATTGCAACCATTATTCTTGTCTGGATGGGCATCACCACACCGGAAAAGCTGCGCCACAAACGCCCATTTGTGATCGTTGGGGCCTTTGTGGTCGGTATGTTTCTGACTCCGCCGGATGTCATCTCACAGACCTTGCTGGCCCTGCCCATGTGGGTATTGTTCGAATTGGGCCTCATCTTTTCTAAAGGTTTTGTCAACCGTCCCAAGGAGCACACCGATAATCTGCCTGATGAGGCGGTGGCCGCATCGGCCGCACCAGACGGGGAGGAGTATCACGGGAAGCAGCAGGATGATGTGGTCGGCAGGGATATCGATCCCGCAGGCGACTATGTGGATCCGGACCGTTTCGTGCCCCTTACCGATGAGGAGATGGAGGCAGAGCTGGACGCCATCGAGACGGATGAACAGGAAGAGGCCGAGACAGAGATCGACAGTGGCGAGAGTAAACTCCGGCAAGTGCAGGAATACAGAGACAGCGGGGAAGTGGAAAAGGCCAGGGAACTGCTGTATGAACTACTTGAGGAGGGTAATGCGGATCAACGCCTGGTGGCAAGGAACATCCTTGCCCAAATCGACTCAGACCACTGA
- the tatB gene encoding Sec-independent protein translocase protein TatB has product MFDVGFWELTIIALVALIVIGPERLPKVARTAGLWLGRGRRFIANVKADIDKEIKAEELREVIEKQATLANPVHEIVEETRKDLNEIKQETATQVKQSQDALESQQESDNKS; this is encoded by the coding sequence ATGTTTGACGTTGGTTTCTGGGAACTGACAATCATCGCCCTTGTGGCATTGATAGTGATCGGTCCTGAACGTCTGCCCAAGGTTGCCCGCACGGCGGGTTTGTGGCTTGGCCGTGGGCGCCGGTTCATTGCCAATGTGAAGGCTGATATCGATAAAGAGATCAAGGCGGAAGAGCTGCGGGAGGTCATCGAGAAACAGGCAACTCTCGCCAATCCGGTCCATGAGATCGTTGAGGAGACCCGGAAGGATCTCAATGAGATCAAACAAGAAACAGCCACGCAGGTAAAACAGAGTCAGGATGCTCTCGAAAGCCAACAAGAGTCCGACAATAAAAGCTAA
- the tatA gene encoding Sec-independent protein translocase subunit TatA translates to MGFGGISIWQLLIVLAIVLLLFGTKRLKNIGSDLGGAIKGFKGAMKDGEKQEENKANEQIEKSESGTVVDGEVTSKESDKS, encoded by the coding sequence ATGGGTTTTGGTGGTATCAGTATCTGGCAACTGTTGATTGTTCTTGCCATAGTCCTGCTGTTGTTCGGCACCAAGCGGTTGAAAAATATCGGTTCCGACCTGGGCGGGGCCATCAAGGGATTCAAAGGCGCGATGAAGGACGGTGAAAAACAGGAAGAGAATAAGGCCAATGAGCAGATTGAGAAATCGGAGTCGGGCACAGTAGTCGATGGTGAAGTCACCTCCAAGGAGAGTGACAAGAGCTGA
- a CDS encoding phosphoribosyl-ATP diphosphatase produces the protein MSDVLQQLAEILEQRKQAEPDSSYVAKLYAKGLDAILKKVGEEATETVMAAKDGDPEKIVYETADLWFHTLVLLAHQGLSPAHVLQELERRFGLSGLEEKAQRVE, from the coding sequence ATGAGTGACGTACTGCAACAGTTGGCTGAGATTCTGGAACAGCGAAAGCAGGCCGAGCCCGACAGCTCCTATGTGGCGAAATTGTATGCCAAAGGGCTCGATGCCATCCTGAAGAAGGTCGGCGAAGAGGCGACCGAAACAGTCATGGCGGCCAAGGACGGTGACCCGGAGAAGATTGTCTATGAGACCGCCGATCTTTGGTTTCATACCCTGGTGTTACTGGCTCACCAGGGATTGAGCCCAGCGCATGTGCTGCAGGAGCTTGAGCGTCGTTTCGGTCTTTCGGGGCTTGAGGAGAAGGCGCAACGGGTCGAATAG
- the hisI gene encoding phosphoribosyl-AMP cyclohydrolase — protein MSWLDAVKWDRDGLVPAIAQEVGSGKLLMMAWMNAEALRLTKESGHAVYWSRSRKKLWHKGEESGHQQRVQAIRIDCDGDVILLEVEQKGGIACHTGRHNCFYRELQDDVWVEVEPILKDPREIYD, from the coding sequence ATGAGTTGGCTGGACGCGGTGAAATGGGATCGTGACGGTCTGGTGCCGGCAATCGCGCAGGAAGTCGGTAGCGGCAAGCTGCTGATGATGGCCTGGATGAACGCCGAGGCATTGCGACTCACCAAGGAGAGCGGACATGCTGTCTATTGGTCCCGCTCCCGGAAGAAGCTTTGGCACAAGGGCGAAGAGTCCGGGCATCAACAGAGAGTGCAGGCGATCCGGATCGATTGCGATGGCGATGTGATTCTGCTGGAAGTGGAGCAGAAAGGCGGTATTGCTTGTCATACTGGCAGGCATAACTGTTTTTATCGCGAACTTCAGGATGATGTCTGGGTGGAGGTGGAACCGATACTCAAAGATCCCCGTGAAATATATGATTAA
- the hisF gene encoding imidazole glycerol phosphate synthase subunit HisF: MLAKRIIPCLDVDAGRVVKGVKFVDIRDAGDPVEVARRYNEEGADEITFLDITASSDDRETIVHVVEQVASEVFIPLTVGGGIRCADDIRRMLNAGADKVAINTAAVFNPEFVKEATERFGSQCIVVAIDAKQVSGEGEPLKWEIFTHGGRKPTGLDAIEWAQRMSDYGAGEILLTSMDRDGTKIGFDNALTRAIVDSVPIPVIASGGVGNLQHLVDGVKQGGADAVLAASIFHFAEYSVGEAKRYMRDQAIEVRL, translated from the coding sequence ATGTTAGCCAAACGTATCATCCCCTGCCTCGACGTGGATGCCGGCCGTGTGGTCAAGGGCGTGAAGTTTGTCGATATCCGCGATGCCGGTGATCCGGTCGAGGTGGCGCGACGTTATAACGAGGAGGGTGCCGACGAGATCACCTTTCTCGACATTACCGCCAGCTCAGACGATCGCGAGACCATTGTGCACGTTGTCGAACAGGTGGCCAGCGAAGTCTTCATTCCTTTGACCGTCGGTGGTGGGATTCGCTGTGCGGACGATATCCGACGCATGCTCAATGCGGGTGCCGATAAGGTGGCCATCAATACCGCAGCGGTCTTCAATCCAGAGTTCGTCAAAGAGGCCACCGAGCGGTTCGGATCGCAATGTATCGTGGTGGCGATCGACGCCAAGCAGGTGAGTGGCGAGGGTGAACCCCTGAAATGGGAGATCTTCACCCATGGCGGGCGCAAACCGACCGGGCTCGATGCCATTGAATGGGCGCAACGCATGAGTGACTATGGTGCCGGAGAAATTCTATTGACCAGTATGGATCGGGATGGCACCAAGATCGGTTTTGACAATGCACTGACGAGGGCGATTGTCGATAGCGTGCCGATTCCGGTGATCGCGTCAGGCGGTGTCGGCAATCTGCAGCATCTGGTGGATGGCGTAAAACAGGGAGGGGCGGATGCCGTATTGGCGGCCAGCATCTTTCACTTTGCCGAATACTCGGTCGGCGAGGCCAAACGGTATATGCGGGATCAAGCCATTGAGGTGAGGTTATGA
- the hisA gene encoding 1-(5-phosphoribosyl)-5-[(5-phosphoribosylamino)methylideneamino]imidazole-4-carboxamide isomerase, whose protein sequence is MLLIPAIDLKDGQCVRLRQGRMEDDTVFSDNPLEMATRWVEEGARRLHLVDLNGAFAGEPVNGSAIRSIANAYPDLPIQVGGGIRDEATIEAYLGAGVSYCIIGTQAVKEPEFVARACKAFPGHVIVGLDAISGMVAINGWAEVTDQEVTELARRFQDAGVSAIVYTDIGRDGMLSGPNIEATAALANAITIPVIASGGITHIGDIEALCKADTTNIMGAITGRAIYEGTLDLVTGQKLADELS, encoded by the coding sequence GTGCTGTTAATACCCGCTATTGATCTGAAGGATGGCCAATGTGTCAGGCTGCGCCAGGGTCGCATGGAAGATGATACCGTGTTTTCGGACAACCCCCTGGAGATGGCGACGCGCTGGGTTGAAGAGGGCGCTCGCCGTCTGCATCTGGTCGATCTCAACGGTGCCTTTGCCGGTGAACCGGTAAACGGGAGTGCGATCCGTTCCATCGCCAACGCCTACCCTGACCTGCCGATTCAGGTGGGTGGCGGGATTCGCGACGAAGCCACGATCGAGGCCTATCTGGGTGCCGGTGTCAGCTATTGTATTATCGGCACCCAGGCCGTGAAGGAGCCGGAATTTGTGGCCCGCGCCTGTAAGGCCTTCCCAGGGCACGTGATCGTCGGACTCGATGCCATTTCCGGCATGGTCGCCATCAACGGATGGGCCGAAGTCACCGACCAGGAAGTGACTGAACTTGCCCGGCGTTTTCAGGATGCCGGTGTCTCCGCCATTGTTTACACCGATATCGGCCGCGACGGTATGCTGTCAGGGCCCAATATCGAAGCAACAGCTGCGCTGGCGAATGCGATTACCATACCGGTGATTGCTTCAGGTGGAATCACTCATATTGGTGATATCGAGGCGCTTTGCAAGGCAGATACGACAAATATAATGGGGGCAATCACCGGTCGGGCAATCTACGAGGGCACACTCGATCTGGTGACCGGCCAAAAGCTGGCGGATGAACTATCGTAA
- the hisH gene encoding imidazole glycerol phosphate synthase subunit HisH, whose protein sequence is MTQRITVIDYGMGNLRSVAKAVEHVAAGNDEVLVTDDPELILASDRVVFPGQGAARDCMAAISDHHLNRAVLDAAQSKPFLGICMGQQVLLEFSEENNGTELMGLIEGRVRRFPGGTAPDGEALKIPHMGWNQVHQGYDHPLWTGIGQDSRFYFVHSYYVDPEQQALVAATTDYGVRFASAIADRNLFAVQFHPEKSADAGLQLLRNFIGWNPT, encoded by the coding sequence ATGACACAACGTATCACCGTGATCGACTACGGTATGGGCAATCTGCGTTCTGTCGCCAAGGCGGTTGAACATGTAGCGGCAGGCAATGACGAGGTTTTGGTCACTGACGATCCGGAACTGATCCTCGCATCCGACCGGGTAGTATTTCCGGGACAGGGCGCGGCCAGAGATTGTATGGCGGCAATCTCCGATCATCACCTCAACCGGGCCGTACTGGATGCCGCCCAGAGCAAACCCTTCCTTGGAATCTGTATGGGTCAGCAGGTGCTGCTGGAATTCAGTGAAGAGAATAACGGCACCGAGCTGATGGGTCTGATAGAGGGACGGGTGCGGCGATTCCCCGGGGGCACAGCGCCTGACGGCGAGGCATTGAAGATACCGCATATGGGATGGAATCAGGTGCATCAGGGCTATGATCATCCCCTTTGGACCGGTATCGGGCAGGATAGCCGCTTCTATTTCGTACACAGTTACTATGTCGATCCTGAACAACAGGCGCTGGTGGCCGCGACCACGGATTACGGTGTCCGCTTCGCCAGCGCCATCGCTGACAGAAATCTTTTCGCGGTACAGTTTCATCCGGAAAAGAGTGCGGATGCAGGATTGCAACTGCTGCGCAACTTCATCGGATGGAATCCGACATGA
- the hisB gene encoding imidazoleglycerol-phosphate dehydratase HisB, producing MMQRTAQIERNTLETQITVSLNLDGTGEASFDTGVPFLDHMLDQVARHGLIDLSITAKGDLHIDAHHTVEDVGISLGQALAKAVGDKKGIYRYGHAYVPLDEALSRVVIDFSGRPGLVYNLAFARARIGEFDVDLFQEFFQGLVNHAGVTLHIDNLRGSNAHHQAETVFKAFGRALRMALETDRRMAQRIPSTKGSL from the coding sequence ATAATGCAGCGTACCGCGCAGATTGAGCGCAATACCTTGGAAACCCAGATTACTGTTTCACTCAATCTGGATGGAACAGGTGAAGCCTCTTTTGATACTGGCGTCCCTTTTCTCGATCACATGCTGGATCAGGTTGCCCGTCACGGACTGATCGATCTCAGCATTACAGCGAAAGGTGATCTGCACATCGACGCCCATCACACGGTGGAGGATGTGGGTATCTCCCTGGGACAGGCCCTGGCCAAAGCGGTTGGCGACAAAAAGGGTATCTATCGTTACGGTCACGCCTATGTGCCTTTGGACGAGGCACTGTCTCGGGTGGTGATCGATTTTTCCGGGAGACCTGGCCTGGTCTACAATCTCGCGTTCGCAAGGGCACGCATCGGTGAGTTCGACGTCGATCTGTTTCAGGAGTTTTTTCAGGGACTGGTGAATCATGCCGGTGTGACCCTGCACATCGACAACCTGCGTGGCAGCAATGCCCACCATCAGGCTGAAACTGTGTTCAAGGCGTTCGGCCGGGCCCTGCGCATGGCGTTGGAGACAGATCGCCGGATGGCGCAACGAATACCCTCTACAAAGGGTAGTCTATAG